The Anomalospiza imberbis isolate Cuckoo-Finch-1a 21T00152 chromosome 2, ASM3175350v1, whole genome shotgun sequence nucleotide sequence TATAGAATTACTtgcattatttaaaaagaaCCAGGATTGAAAGCATTGAAAATGTAAGTAGCACTCACACTTAAATTGAAGAAAATAGGTTTGGGTTCACTCAGCTTAAAAGGATGGTTATAGAAAGGACgttcttcctcctcttcatcaGAAACGTGAGGCTTGTTCACTATCACATCATCAGTGCTCTGAGCAATCTTCttgcatttctgaaaaataaaccaGAGGGAAATGTCAGCTCTGAGCAAACCTGAACTTTCAACCCAAACTCACAAAGCACATTTTTATCAAAAGAAGTGGTTTTCTTTACCAAACCAGGAATGGAAAATCTTTTAGCAACAGCACCAATAGGTGTACTTTGGATATTCGACACAAATTACCCAACACCACCATGGCTTTGCCAGGCACTCCTTGGTTACTGACTCAGctctctggcagagcaggggccctGTCACAAGTGATGGCTCCAAGAGAGCTCAGATTCTTCTGGAATGCTGGGGAGTGTGGTGTGGGTCAGCCATGCAAGCCACCTCCATCTGCTGTGCAACAGAACTAAAACACAGAGGGGATACCACAGTCAAACTGGGAGGAGCCTCcaaggggggaaaagaaaagagaggaagaaaaggaccAAAGACAAAAGGACTTCCTCAAGGGGCCAGAATTTTACAGTTAAAATGTCTCTACTTATTTCCTACCACCTGCACTGCTTCTGTGGACAATTTCGAGTCAAAAGAACAGAAACATGACTCAACAGACCTCCAAGGttggaaagggaagggaagtgcAGATGTGGGGCCTGCAGATTAGCACAAGCTATGCTGGATCTTGGTCAGGGTACGTGAAAAACCACCCAGGATGTCACCACAGGGCTCCTGCACCAACTCAGCTCTTGCTCAGAACTTCTGCACCCCCAGCCTAGGGAACAACTGCAGATTATCTCTCAGCACCTGACATTGCTTCATCTCAGATTATTTCTGTAAACACAATTTCAGAACTGTCACGCTTATGatgcaattaaaaaacaaaaattaaggCACTTTTCTATTCCAGATTTTCTCCATTCTGAGGGaagtccaaggccaggctgaacggggcttggagcaacctgggatagaggaaggtgctcctgctcatggcagggggtgggacaggCTGAGCTTTgaagttccttccaactcaaaccataACTAACACCAccagaacaaaaaaatcagGAGTGAAAGCTTTGGATTTCACTGACAGGACTGCAGGACAACCACCAATTtgtacaaaaggaaaaaaaaataagcaaaagcaaaataatttgatttcatGCATTTCCACAGAATTCCAATCTACCAGTTTTgatgactttaaaaaaacctgtgAGGAGAGTAAGGGCTCAAaggggtgctcaggccttggcaggggctgcccagggagctttggagtgcccatccctgcaggtgtcccctggaggtggcactcagagctctgggctggggacaaggtgggcatggggcacagctggcactccatgggctgggagggctgctccagcccccgggatttggggattctgaACATGAGGCAGCTCCCAGGTGACAGCAGCACACAGGGACAACCTGCCACAAGTCACCAACCCCAGTGTGGTCATTTCCAGGCTTGATGCTGCTGTTCTGCCTCACCTCAGTGAGCTCCTTCAGGGTGTCCCTCGAGGACTTCTGGTTGGCTTTGTCATCCTTCTTCTGGGACAGCAGAGGCATCAGGCTCGGGGGTAAGGGCACGCCAGACTTCGCGCACATGGCGGCTGCGTTGGCTTTGGCGATCTCAAGCAGCTGGGCCTTGTCTAAAAagatttgtggtttttttttttttttacagagaaGTCATTATTATTATAGATTCTTGTTTGAATAACGAAGAAATGTTTCTGGCAAACTAAACAAGGTTTTACCCACACTGTGCATTTTTAATGTTCTGTGAAAATAACTGGAATTGTACCGAGCTGCTCTAGACTGTGCAGAAGGCAAGTGAAACTGCAAATGTAACCCAGCAGTCCCACAGCAGCCCCAAGTACAACATCCTCCAACCACCCCAGTTCTGATGTCTCTTACTTCACTGATTCATTCCTGTTTAGGCAATACTGAGTCCTTCCTTCCAGAGTTTCCTCATTATCTACCTCTGAAAAGCTCTCAAAGCTCTGGAGGAAGTCTCATCTCCCCAGATGTAGCCCAAAAGCTACTTACAACcaccaaacagaaaaacaagctCTGAGTAAGTAAAACATGCTCTTGCTTAAAACACAATTAGGTGCAAAACTGTTAACAGAGCAGTACTTTGCTttaataagaagaaaaaggacagcCCTAACACAGAAATagcaaatgaaattaaattaagcCTTCTGCCAGTTTGCAAGTAACTCCCTAACTGGAAGGCTTCCATGGCAACTCTGAGGCAGGACTGGGAAGTTCAGAACCTCAAGTCCACCACAGGTTTCCTCAGACACTGTACAAGGGGTGATCTCCCAGTTCAAATCTTCTTTCCCCTTATTAACTCATTACCCAAGAAACAACACAGCCTCTCTTCCTccaagcacagaggaaagatgCAGCTgttgagattttattttattttccgACCTGCCGGGTCTGGGAGTATTTTCACAAACAAGTCTCTCTTTCCTTTAAGTTCTTACCATGGGAAAGAGGCAAGACAGAGTTCTGGGAACAGCTGACAACAGAGCTTGGGACTCTCCAACTGGCACCTGAATGACCTTTGTTCTCAGGAGCAGAAATTCTAAATTTTCTTACATACAAGTACTTGAAGTACTTGGCCTTTACTGTTATTCAGAATGGTCCTGGAGGCTGCAACAGGCTACCTTTGTACAACAGCTTTAGAACCAAGGTAAAACTGGCTCTAAAGAGGCTTTCATTCAAATGCTCAGCACTGATTCCTCTCCAACATAAAACCTCCTGCTGGAAGTCACCGCCTGAAACCAACGCACAGAGTGACTTCTAAGAGATCCCTTATGAATGCTCCAGAGCTAAATCAGACAATGCAAGTCCACCCACTACCACCTCAGCACGGACCACTGAAAATAAAGCACTCACTTACCCAGGTCTGTAAGACGTTTTGGTGATCTGCTGGAGAACTCCGAGGACCTGGACCTGCGCCGGTCGGGGGACCTGCTGTAGCGCCTTCTCCCCGAGGACCGCGAGCGCCGCAGCCGGATCGGGGACCTGCTGGAGCTCCGTCTCCTTCCCCTGGACCGCGACCGCCTCTGGCGAAGAGGGGTCCGACTCCTGCTCCGCAATCGGAGTGATATCCTGCGGTCTCTGGAGTCggatcttctccttctcctgtcAGTAGATCTCGATCTGTTTCTCTGAGACCTCTTGCGCCTGTCTCTGGACAAGGAGCGCCGCCTTCGCGATGCCGACCTTGACCTGCTTCTCCTCCTGTGCCTGGAACGTGACAACGAGCTGGAGCGAGACCTGGATCCTCTTCTCCGCGTGGCTGACCTGGAGCGATTCCGTCTGGAGCGCGAGTCTGCGTCGTATCTCTTGGACCTACGCTGGGAGGACCTGGAGCGCCGGCTTCTGGACCTGCGTGATGACTCTTTGTCTGCTGCTTTCTCCACGGACTTGGACTGGCTCCTCTGGCGAGCAGTGGACCTGGAGCGTCTCCGCCTGGACCTGCGGGAGGACTCCTTGTCTGCTGTTTTCTCTACAGATGTTGACTGGCTCCTCTGGCGAGCTGTGGACCTGGAGCGTCTCCGTCTGTACCTCCGCACGGATTCCTTGTCTGTTTTTTCCACAGATGTGGATCGACTCTTCTGGCGAGCAGGAGACTTTGAGTGTCTGCTTACAGATCTCTGTGGAGACTCCTTGTCAGATGCTTTATCAACAGATTTGGATCTGGATTTTTCACGCTCGGAAGACTCAGAACGTCTACTTTCAGGGACAAAGGAAGAGTCCTGTTCCTCTGACTGCTCAAGAGGCATGGAATCCTGCTTTTCCTCATCTGCCAAAGAGGGTTCTGcatcctctccctcctcttcaCCACTGGAAGACTCTGACTCATGCTCATCTGACGATGTGGACTCTCTTTGTTCAGCCGTCAAGGAGGGCTCTgcatcctctccttcctcttcagcAGTGGTAGACCTCGATTCAGCCCCATCAGGGGATGCAGAACGTCTGTGTTCAGCTGTCAGAGGTTCCACATCCTCAGCTTCTTCACCAGCAGTAGACCTTGACTCTTGCTCATCTGATGAGGTGGAATCTCTCTGTTCAGCTGCTGAGGAGCGTTCCACATCCTCTGCATCTTCACCACCAGTAGACCTTGACTCCTGTTCATCTGAAGATGTGGAGTGTCTACGCTCGGCTGTCAAAGAGAGCTCCTGGTCCTCTGCTTCCTCACCAACGGTTGACCGTGACTCACGTCCATCGGGAGACACAGAGCGATGCTCAGCTGTCACATCCTCTGTTTCTTCATCGGCTGAAGACCTCGACTCATGGTCATCAGAAGATGTGGAGTGTCTACGTTCAGCTGTCAAGGAGGGCTCCACATCTTCTACATCTTCCCCAGCAGCAGACCTCGACTCACGGTCATCAGAGGATATGGAATCTCTTCTTTCAGCTGCCAAGGAGGTCTCTGCATCCTCTGCCTCTTCTCCAGTGGTTGACCTTGACTCGTGCTCATCAGAGGACTCAGAGCACCTACGTTCTGTTGTCAAAGGCTGCTCCAGATCCTCTGCTTCTTCACCAATGCTAGATCTTGACTCGTGCTCCTCAGGGGAAGTGGAACGCCTCTCCAGATCATCCATTTCTTCATCTGCAATGGACTTCTGGTCATGGCCCTCAGGGGATGGGGATCGTCTATGTTCAGAAGTCACAGAGGACTCCAGACCCTCCTCCTCCATGGGAGACCTCAGCTCGTGACCTTCCTGGTAGGAGGATGTGGAGTATCTACGCTCAGATCTCAAAGATGGCTCCAGATCCCCCGTTTCTTCACCAGGGCCCACACTGCAGTTATCAGGAGACACCGAGCGCCCTTCAGGCATTAAAGAAGGCATTGCATGATCCATTTTTTCAACAGGGGTGGAATTCAAGTCACTGTCATCAGGGGACATGGAGGCTCTATCATTCAGTGTCAAAGGTTCAGGACCATCTACTTTTTCAACAGTGGTGAATCTCAACTCCTGCCCATCAGGAGATGCTCCATGTTCATTTTCAGGTGTTGGAGAACGGTCCTGCTCATCTGCTTTCTGAAGAGAGGTGAAACTCACCTCCTGGCTCTCCAAAAAGAGATGGTCACGTTCAGCTGTCAAAGTAGAATCCACACCCTCTGCTTCCTCAGCACGCGCCAGTCTTGACTCGTACTCTTCAGGTGGCAGAGCATGTTCAGATGTCAGAGAAGGTTCCTTGGCTAGTACTCTTTCAGCAGGGATGGACTGCAGCTCCTGACCTTCAGGAGTCATGGGACATTCACCTTCAGACAAGGacaactcctgcccctctgtTTTTCCAGCAACAGCAGACTGCAACTCCTGGCTATCAGTGGATATTGAGCTGTCACTTTCAGATGCTTCAGAATGTTCCTCCAATTCTTCTTTTTCGACAGGACTGGATATCAAATGATGCCTTTTGGGGGACGCCTCGTACTCGTTTTCAGACAGCAAAGAACACTCCTGCACCTCTGGTTTTTCAGGGTAAGCACAGATCAGCTCCTGCCCCTTGGGAGATGCAGCGTATTGGTTGTCTGGGACCAGCACTGGCTcctgcactgctgtgctttcagtgGGGCCAGACTGCAGTATTTGGCCTTGATGGAAGATGGAATATTCACTGCCCGGTGTCAGAGAAGGTTCTTGCACctccttctcagcagggctggccgTCACCTGCTGGCCCTCAGGAGACTCACTGTATTCATTTTCAGGCAGCAGAGAACACTCCTGCACTTCTGGTTTTCCAGCCAAGGGCAATCTGTGATCTTTAGAAGATACAGCACTGTCAGGAACCACAGCCTCCTCCTGCATCTCTGCCTTCTCAGGAGAGCTGGACCTCAACTCCTGGCCCACCCAGGACACGGCATGTTCATTTTCAGACACCAGAGCAGGCTGTTGTACCTGTGTCTCTTCAGCAGAGGGTGACTGCAGGTCCCGGCTGTCGATGGACTCCAGACAGCTTTCTTCAGGCATCTGATAAAGCCTCCGCAGCTCTGTTTTTTCAGCAGGAGTTGATGTCAACTCCGGGCCATCAAGCCCTACTGTGTACTCATTTTCAGACACTTGAGAAAGCTCCTCAGCTCGTTCAAAAGTGGTGGATGCCAACTCATGACCATCAGAGGCAACAGAACACCTGCTTTCCCGTATCAGAAAGGGCTCCTGCACCTGCACTTCTTCACTGTAGGCAGAGCTGAGCTTGTAGCCATCAGGGGACACCAGGTGTTTCACTTCGGACGAATTCAGCATTTCTGCTTTCTCCGCAGGGACGGGTCTCAGCTCGTGACCGTCGGGCAACAGCACGATCCCACCTTCTGATGTCACAGCAGTCACTGGGGGCTGTAGTTTTTCAGGTGTGCCCACTGATTCACAGCCGTCAGCAGACACGGAGAAACCACTTTCCAGTGAGAGAGGAGGTTTCTGGATCTCCACTTTTTCAACTGCAGCAGATGTCAATTTATAGCCTTCAGGTAAGATGGAACACCGGAGCTCAGGTGCCGTTGACAGTTCTGCGCTTTCTGTTTGTTCAAAGGAATTGTACTTTGCTTTGAGGCCATCGTGGCATATGGGAATCCCACCTTTAGATATCACCAAAGATCCTGCACCGTCTATTTTTCCAGTTAGGTATCTCGATTCATGCATTTCCGAAGATCTGGAGCAGTCAACCTCAAGCACTTGTGGAAGTGTTGGACCATCTAAAGCTTTCTCAACAGATGATCGGGACTCACAAACTTCAAAAGAAGACACTGAAATGACGTCAGCAGACCCCTCAACAGAACCACACACAGATGTCAGGGAAACATCTGGAGTCTTGACTTTTTCAACAGATAAAAATCTCTGTTCATTTCCATGTGGTGACTTAAAGGACTCATCTACAGACAATGGATGTTCCTCTACTGGTGCAGCAAAGCTGGATCCTGATCCATGTCCATCAGGAGACACTAAGTGTCCACTGTCAGAAGCCAGAGAAGGCTCCTGCATCTGGCCTGAGTCACAGCCATCAGGGATCACAGGGCAGATCATTTCAGGTGGCAGGAAAGGCCTCTGAGCTTCCAGTGCTCCAGGGCTGTCAGCCAGCTGGGAAGACTCATGTTCAGGTACTTGCAGAACCTGTGAAAGCTCTTTGTGTTCACCAGGGATGTGCTGCGATTCATGACCATCAGAGAAGTTGGAAACCTCACCTTCGGCTAGGAGAGAAGATGACTGAATTTGCATGTCTCTTTTAAGTGCTGGAGGAAGCTCTGGACCTTCTACTTCTTTGAGAGGTGCAGTTCTGGACTCATCTTCATGGGATGCAGAGACATGAAATTCTGCTACTGAAGAAGTTTCTAGATCTCCCCTTTTTTCAACAGATGAGGCTCTTGACTTGGATGTGGAGTATGGAAGTTCAGGTGGCAATGAAGACTCCAGAGCTGTTGCTTTTTCAGTTGATCCATTTTCAGATGTCATAGACAGCTCTGAATCCTGTGTTTTTTCCACAGATGTGGATCTCAATTCCTGGTCATCTGGGGTTCTGGAGGTATCAAATTCAGATGCGGCAGGATGCTGCAGATCTGCTGTTTTTTCAACAGATGAGGAGTTTTCCTCAAGATTCTCTGAAGTTTTGGATAATCCACTTCCAAATGATGGCGGCAGCACTGGGCCGTTTACTCCATCAGACAAAGCTATTGATGTGGGACCATTAGAGGATTTATCTTCACTTCCAAAAGAAGATTGAGGAACATCTTTATCAAGACCTTTGGCTGACTCCTGAAGTTCAGAAGACTCCACATGCTTGCTACCGGACTTTGCTGAGGATaacttatcttttttttctacagatttGGACCTTGACTTAACACTGTCAGAGGACTTGGAACGTTtccgtttggatttttttgaagaCTCCTTGCGCTTTTTTTCGACAGACCTAGACCTAGACTTGTAACGTTCAGAAGATTTTGAGCGTCGACGCTTAGATTTTCGTGAggattccttctttttttccactgatttGGATCTAGATTTGTAGCGGTCGGAGGACTTGGAGCGCTGACGTTTAGACTTCCGCGATGATTGCTTTCGATCCCTTTTTTCTACTGACCGGGATCGAGACTTGTAGCGATCCGAGGACTTCGAGCGCTGACGTTTGGACCTCCGTACAGATGCCTTACGACCTCTTTTCTCAACAGATCTTGACCTGGATTTTGAACGATCAGAGGAACCAGACCGATGTCTGAACCTCCAGGAGTATTCTTTGCCTCCTCCCTTTTCTGAAGACCTGGATCTAGATTTTGAACGGTCAGAGGACCTGGAATGTCTGCGGCGGGATCGCCAGGAGGACAACCTCTTTTCTGCTGACCGTGACTTAGACCTGTAGCGGTCGGATGACCTGGAACGTCTCCGCCCGGACCTTCGGGAGGACAGCCGCTTCTCCACTGACCTGGACTTGGATCTGTAGTTATCAGAAGACCTGGAACGTCTGCGCCCGGACCTTCGGGAGGACAACCGCTTCTCCACTGACCTGGACTTGGATCTGTAGCGGTCAGAAGACCTGGAACGTCTGCGCCCAGACCTTCGGGAGGACAGTCGCTTCTCCACTGACCGTGACTTAGACCTGTAGCGGTCAGATGACCTGGAACGTCTGCGCCCAGACCTTCGGGAGGACAATCGCTTTTCCACTGACCTGGACTTGGATCTGTAGCGGTCAGATGACCTGGAGCGTCTGCGTCTGGACCTTCGGGAGGACAGTCGCTTCTCCACTGACCTGGATTTAGACCTGTAGTGGTCAGACGACCTGGAACGTCTCCGTCTGGACAATCTCTTTTCTGCTGATCTGGATTTAGACCTGTAATGGTCAGATGACCTAGAACGTCTACGCCTGGACCGCCGGGAagacattcttctctctctcttctccacaGATCGGGACCTAGATTTGGAATGCTTTTTTCTGGAAACAGAATAGTTTCTGCTCCTAGAACGCGCTCTTTTAGAGGTCAAACGCCTGGAAGTAGAACGTGACCTTGATTTTTTCTTCCGCTTCCTAGACCTGGACTGAGACTTGGAACGgctccttttctgtttctttgaatCATGTTTTTTCTCACTGGTTCTATGACTACTTTTTTCAATAACATTCTCAAGTCTCATAAGAGTCTCCTTCATTCGTGCCGCCACATCAGGTTGCACATCGGATGTTTCCGAGTCTCTTTTCTCTGAGTCCTCTTCAGGAGTTGCTTCTTTGACATCCTCAGCCTCTGGAGTGTCTTCCAACTGGCCTTCCTCTATAAGTTCTGGACCTGCTTCTGCATCAGTCTCAGGTACTGGAGCTGCTTCCA carries:
- the SON gene encoding protein SON isoform X2; the protein is MESLPIAPAGAAPQPAMASAGAKVEGQPNGDTMPAEQAGPSEASGAAGSCQSDQIVQKIEEVLSGALGTELQCNPDVDKNTVKNSTQSAKRSSTGEDEIPRKKAKKNKKHKSKKKKKKKKKRKKEKKHKKQPKESKLSARPGEPAGVQPAPLLVPEQSSSQLNVQHGVLADANLAGHVQPELCSKPTEGLDNQALGLVSHSVTDSQQSAENLGSGEGTLCAANPPFNLESIQSNIAENTSIAQTRICTSEEQIQQSHENIYPVAVNASVVDTGNFTWSSIPSGIVSKSEIQKDSVGALGGTEVTLKSQGIGEVKASDAALEPETMEVLTYSEASHQSVSQRAAQGLDTAPEPVSLASGVTPTPTPANWAHPSAVTVAHMAVAGQEVKIPETTEKSLHMGNVRSVERPLELGDASRTSEPSLQPSVISGSLNMTQGSPVEASSVLKAGVPLQHPLTVSAATPVTHMEISAKTPPGPGAVTKIKDTEPAMGSVKALETTMEPVGVVAKDVRAAHDSLQGKSVEGITGSATALSASGMFLQHGVLAETRSVDRTQGSALPAGLTGMNVAAEAKGLGAASEPTAAVQTFVPQTAPEVQMAEGFRSPQAKDSEGTSLLRESRPESESQVRGLAPSLSLQKENTQGPGGVLTPAAVVEAKTFATASMSLQVEGVTASEEAMYCGTVASPGLPAVERAPEPVIACESVEPVREAEASAGGMPWQATAEREPLHASQTESSIIAQSQIMTHTRPSQTEVLRKRKDSEHVPEAETGSREAILETVRTSETSSESIQEQIVGHSAAVLESLPRVEENSMASGVLTELPDVQTQGSAVEHEIAARRTSMQGNELSGMEKAHYLEPASEAGGMRWLESMKESAAVEVKGSETGEELEVPMGDASAAVPEYLHAEKQQDLQVVLEAKPAAEWKNSEEIPEILGASEMKSSEAVPKPGDVKGLETTLEHEVTAEIQYVEGVQSQQVEDMVIEKEDAEQTQTSEPLVAETVLSSSHAAEEKVSAETPVAETQDLETAPRTDGELKDGEAAGGLETETKDLEAAPVPETDAEAGPELIEEGQLEDTPEAEDVKEATPEEDSEKRDSETSDVQPDVAARMKETLMRLENVIEKSSHRTSEKKHDSKKQKRSRSKSQSRSRKRKKKSRSRSTSRRLTSKRARSRSRNYSVSRKKHSKSRSRSVEKRERRMSSRRSRRRRSRSSDHYRSKSRSAEKRLSRRRRSRSSDHYRSKSRSVEKRLSSRRSRRRRSRSSDRYRSKSRSVEKRLSSRRSGRRRSRSSDRYRSKSRSVEKRLSSRRSGRRRSRSSDRYRSKSRSVEKRLSSRRSGRRRSRSSDNYRSKSRSVEKRLSSRRSGRRRSRSSDRYRSKSRSAEKRLSSWRSRRRHSRSSDRSKSRSRSSEKGGGKEYSWRFRHRSGSSDRSKSRSRSVEKRGRKASVRRSKRQRSKSSDRYKSRSRSVEKRDRKQSSRKSKRQRSKSSDRYKSRSKSVEKKKESSRKSKRRRSKSSERYKSRSRSVEKKRKESSKKSKRKRSKSSDSVKSRSKSVEKKDKLSSAKSGSKHVESSELQESAKGLDKDVPQSSFGSEDKSSNGPTSIALSDGVNGPVLPPSFGSGLSKTSENLEENSSSVEKTADLQHPAASEFDTSRTPDDQELRSTSVEKTQDSELSMTSENGSTEKATALESSLPPELPYSTSKSRASSVEKRGDLETSSVAEFHVSASHEDESRTAPLKEVEGPELPPALKRDMQIQSSSLLAEGEVSNFSDGHESQHIPGEHKELSQVLQVPEHESSQLADSPGALEAQRPFLPPEMICPVIPDGCDSGQMQEPSLASDSGHLVSPDGHGSGSSFAAPVEEHPLSVDESFKSPHGNEQRFLSVEKVKTPDVSLTSVCGSVEGSADVISVSSFEVCESRSSVEKALDGPTLPQVLEVDCSRSSEMHESRYLTGKIDGAGSLVISKGGIPICHDGLKAKYNSFEQTESAELSTAPELRCSILPEGYKLTSAAVEKVEIQKPPLSLESGFSVSADGCESVGTPEKLQPPVTAVTSEGGIVLLPDGHELRPVPAEKAEMLNSSEVKHLVSPDGYKLSSAYSEEVQVQEPFLIRESRCSVASDGHELASTTFERAEELSQVSENEYTVGLDGPELTSTPAEKTELRRLYQMPEESCLESIDSRDLQSPSAEETQVQQPALVSENEHAVSWVGQELRSSSPEKAEMQEEAVVPDSAVSSKDHRLPLAGKPEVQECSLLPENEYSESPEGQQVTASPAEKEVQEPSLTPGSEYSIFHQGQILQSGPTESTAVQEPVLVPDNQYAASPKGQELICAYPEKPEVQECSLLSENEYEASPKRHHLISSPVEKEELEEHSEASESDSSISTDSQELQSAVAGKTEGQELSLSEGECPMTPEGQELQSIPAERVLAKEPSLTSEHALPPEEYESRLARAEEAEGVDSTLTAERDHLFLESQEVSFTSLQKADEQDRSPTPENEHGASPDGQELRFTTVEKVDGPEPLTLNDRASMSPDDSDLNSTPVEKMDHAMPSLMPEGRSVSPDNCSVGPGEETGDLEPSLRSERRYSTSSYQEGHELRSPMEEEGLESSVTSEHRRSPSPEGHDQKSIADEEMDDLERRSTSPEEHESRSSIGEEAEDLEQPLTTERRCSESSDEHESRSTTGEEAEDAETSLAAERRDSISSDDRESRSAAGEDVEDVEPSLTAERRHSTSSDDHESRSSADEETEDVTAEHRSVSPDGRESRSTVGEEAEDQELSLTAERRHSTSSDEQESRSTGGEDAEDVERSSAAEQRDSTSSDEQESRSTAGEEAEDVEPLTAEHRRSASPDGAESRSTTAEEEGEDAEPSLTAEQRESTSSDEHESESSSGEEEGEDAEPSLADEEKQDSMPLEQSEEQDSSFVPESRRSESSEREKSRSKSVDKASDKESPQRSVSRHSKSPARQKSRSTSVEKTDKESVRRYRRRRSRSTARQRSQSTSVEKTADKESSRRSRRRRSRSTARQRSQSKSVEKAADKESSRRSRSRRSRSSQRRSKRYDADSRSRRNRSRSATRRRGSRSRSSSLSRSRHRRRSRSRSASRRRRSLSRDRRKRSQRNRSRSTDRRRRRSDSRDRRISLRLRSRSRTPLRQRRSRSRGRRRSSSRSPIRLRRSRSSGRRRYSRSPDRRRSRSSEFSSRSPKRLTDLDKAQLLEIAKANAAAMCAKSGVPLPPSLMPLLSQKKDDKANQKSSRDTLKELTEKCKKIAQSTDDVIVNKPHVSDEEEEERPFYNHPFKLSEPKPIFFNLSTPSIKPAPPPQPKNQVSLSKEFPVSSGSQHRKKEADSVYGEWVPVDKNGKDDGKDDVFPKPAIECVDITTAMNDRAVAQKRLNENSFDLEAMCMLNRAQEQIDAWAQSNSIPGQFTGSTGAQILSSDELTNSGPQAWIRKDQFLRAAPVTGGMGAQLMRKMGWREGEGLGKNKEGSVEPIMVDFKTDRKGLVAVGEKAQKRSGHYVVMKDLSGKHPVSALMEICNKRRWTPPEFVLVDDSGPDHRKHFIFKKHLTGLAEDGGAVSVLECASPVPGKAKPSPWSTFFWDPRAGAPLEPGWESWGCSPGGQKAPGRPQSSLQGLKGLQESWRGTGDKTWRGRTQGMASHCQRAGLAGILGIRNCSLAGWAGSGTGLPLGPWQSPRPGWTLGLGAAWGSGRYPCPWQGWSGMRFKVPPNPKPGGMPQNIRAERQPGVPCVPKEELPRLCPGQPRPPR